The Dryobates pubescens isolate bDryPub1 chromosome 41, bDryPub1.pri, whole genome shotgun sequence genome includes a region encoding these proteins:
- the LOC104307892 gene encoding scale keratin gives MSSGELLSSRCSAPCEVSCPQPFVDACSQPCVTSCGDSRAVVYPPPVVITFPGPILSSCPQESIVGTTLPSPIGGFSGGIGSIESGGSYGGGSSFGSGGSYGGGSSLGVGGSYGGGSSFGSGGSYGGGSYGGGRSFGGSYGGGRSFGGSYGGGRSFGSGGFGGSCAGGSSVGGGSFGGGHSFGGGSCGSRRSAGGSCGSGYF, from the coding sequence ATGTcttcaggagagctgctgagcagcagatgctctgccccctgcgaggtcagctgcccccagcccttcgtggatgcctgcagccagccctgcgtCACCTCCTGCGGGGACTCTCGAGCCGTGGTCTACCCTCCCCCCGTGGTCATCACCTTCCCAggccccatcctcagctcctgccctcagGAGAGCATCGTGGGCACCACGCTGCCATCCCCCATTGGGGGCTTCTCGGGGGGAATAGGCTCCATTGAGTCAGGGGGCTCCTATGGAGGGGGCAGCTCCTTTGGCTCTGGGGGCTCCTATGGtgggggcagctctctgggcgTTGGGGGCTCCTATGGTGGGGGCAGCTCCTTTGGCTCTGGGGGCTCCTATGGTGGGGGCTCCTATGGTGGGGGCAGATCCTTTGGGGGCTCCTATGGTGGGGGCAGGTCATTTGGGGGCTCCTATGGAGGCGGAAGAAGCTTTGGGTCCGGAGGCTTTGGGGGCTCCTGCGCAGGAGGCAGCTCCGTCGGGGGGGGCTCCTTTGGGGGAGGCCATTCCTTCGGGGGGGGCAGCTGTGGCTCCAGGAGgtctgctggaggcagctgtggctctggctACTTCTGA
- the LOC128899179 gene encoding sericin-1-like, with translation MSCNISSRTSLGPSIGSCGDSTAVVYGPPVVIKFPGPILSTCPQETVVGASVPNVSGPGVGSSSPGPWGASRMLGSSSSAGFSSSGGFSSSGGLAGSGGSSWRGGSCGSGIYPGLGGCYGSRLYSSSSSSGSSSPASRRGNYSSF, from the exons ATGTCCTGCAACATCAGCTCCcg caccagcctggggcCCAGCATCGGCTCCTGTGGGGACTCCACAGCTGTGGTTTATGGCCCCCCAGTCGTCATCAAGTTCCCAGGCCCCATTCTCAGCACCTGCCCCCAGGAAACCGTGGTGGGAGCCTCGGTTCCCAACGTCAGCGGcccaggggtgggcagcagctcccccggTCCCTGGGGAGCTTCCAGGATGCTgggctcctcctcttctgcaggcttctCCAGCTCGGGAGGCTTCTCCAGCTCGGGAGGCTTAGCTGGCTCTGGAGGCTCCTCGTGGAGAGGAGGTTCCTGTGGCTCTGGCATCTACCcggggctgggaggctgctacgGCAGCAGGttgtacagcagcagcagcagcagcggcagcagcagccctgcatctCGCCGTGGCAACTACAGCTCCTTCTGA
- the LOC128899170 gene encoding feather keratin B-4-like, translating to MSYCGDLCLPCGSSCELPCPQPWANACNELCVTSCNASRAVIYPPPVVLTFPGPVLSSCPQESVVGSCAPPGSGRPFGSGGCLGARGYGNAVGLRGSILFGGSGGYGGAGSSSRLYSSGCSSLGRGSCSPYPYRRFSSYSQGSCGPC from the coding sequence ATGTCCTACTGCGGagacctctgcctgccctgcggCAGCTCCTGcgagctgccctgcccccagccctgggccaaCGCCTGCAATGAGCTGTGTGTGACCTCCTGCAACGCCTCCAGAGCCGTCATTTATCCACCTCCTGTGGTCCTGACCTTCCCAGGGCCggtcctcagctcctgcccccaggagaGCGTGGTGGGCAGCTGCGCCCCGCCGGGCTCCGGGCGCCCCTTTGGCTCCGGGGGCTgcctgggtgccaggggctATGGCAACGCTGTTGGCTTGAGGGGCTCCATCCTGTTTGGGGGCTCAGGGGGTTAtgggggtgcaggcagctccagcaggctttACAGCTCCGGGTGCTcatccctgggcaggggcagctgcagcccctacCCCTACCGCCGGTTCAGCAGCTACAGCCAAGGGAGCTGCGGCCCCTgctga